CTTCTGATCATCGCCGGCGAGCTGGACCGCACGGTCGAGAAGAAGATGGTCGTCGCGAACTTCCGGAAGTACGCGCGCTCGACCGCGGTGACGGACTACCACGAGTTCTCCGGCCGCACGCACTGGATCTGCCGGCAGCCGGGCTGGGAAGAGGTGGCCGACTATGCGCTGGAGTGGCTCGCGAAGCAGGTGCCCGCGACCTAGCCGCGCATACTTTCCCGCGTGATCTACGACCTCGACGCCGGCCGGCCGGAACGCCCGGCTCGTGGCGTGCGCATGACCGCCGTCACCGTCGTCGCCGTTGGGGTCGCCCTGGTGTACTTCACCGCGATGGCCTTCGCGCCCGGCCAGCGCGCCGCACAGACGCCGATCTTGACGTTCTCGACGCCGGCGCTCCCGACGATGGCAAGTCCGACCTTCAATACGCAACCGGTGCCGGATCGGACGCTCGTCCTTCCCGAGGAGGACGCGGTCAGGACGTTCCGGATCACCTCGCAGGGTCAGACCGGCCTGGTGAACAACGACTCCATTGCGACGACGTACCGGTTGCGCGCGACCGGCGACCTCGTCACGGTCGCGCCGCTGCCGCAGAGCGAGGCGCTCCCGTACACGTCGCCGCTGGACATCGATCCGCCGCTACGAGTGCGCGGCCAGCCGGCTCAGGCGACCATCACGTTCGGTGGGACGAGCGCGATCCGCTGGGTCGAGAACACCGTGGTGTTCGAGATGTCGTCGCGGACGCTGAGCGTGGCGCAGCTCGTGGAACTGGCGAACAAGCTGCGCTGACATGATCGAGGACGTCGAAGGCGCCACTTCGGAGCCGACACGACACCTCCAGGCTGTCGCGCTCTCGGCGCTCAGCGCGGCGGTCTCCCTGATCGTGCTTCTCGTGCTCGTTCTGCCTCGCTCGGAGGTGGGCGGCCCGCCGGCGGCATCGCCGGCCGCGAGCCCCAGCGCAGGCTCGTTCACGATGACTTTCGCCAGACCGGACGCGGGTGTCACGTGGAACCAGGTGTTCTCGCGCGACGGGACCGTGCTGCTGCTGTGCTTCGCCGGCAGTGACGCGTCGCCGCTCGTCTTCGCCAGGCCGGATATCTGGGGACCGTTCGCCGTCGTCGCGCCAGAAACCCCCACGGCCCGTTTGGTCCCGGTACCCGTCGCTGCGGCGAACACCGGCTGGCTCTCTGTGAACTGCGCAACGTCCGAAGTCTTCGTGCCCTGGGAGATGTTCGCGCGCTAGTACTCTCTCCCGATGGGGAGCGGCGCACTCGCGACCTTCCATGAGCCCACCCGCGACTGGTTCGAGAGCTCGTTCGCGGCGCCAACGCGCGCGCAGGAGCTCGCATGGCCGGCGATCGCGTCGGGTCAGAGCACGCTCGTGCTCGCGCCGACCGGGTCCGGGAAGACGCTCGCGGCGTTCCTCTACGCGATCGATCAGCTCCTGTACGCGGAGCCGGACGGCTGCCGCGTCGTGTACGTCTCGCCGCTGAAAGCGCTCGCCATCGATGTCGAGCGCAACCTGCGCGGGCCGCTCGTCGGCATCCGCCACGTCGCCGAGGGCATGGGCACGCCGCTCCGCGAGCCCAGCGTGGCGACGCGGACCGGGGACACCCCGGCGCGGGACCGCGCGCGCTTCGCGAAGACGCCCGCGGACATCTTCATCACCACGCCGGAGTCCCTGTACCTCGTGCTCTCGAGCTCAGCGCGCGAGAGCCTGCGGAATGTTCGGACCGTGATCGTCGACGAGATCCACGCGATGGTCGCGACCAAACGCGGCGCGCACCTCGCGCTCTCGCTGGAGCGGCTCGAGGAGCTCGCCGGCCGTCCGTTGCAGCGCATCGGCCTCTCGGCCACGCAGCGGCCGCTCGATGAGGTCGCGCGTTTCCTCGGTGGCTTCAACGCCGATGGCCAGCGCCCCGTGAAGATCGTCGACGCGGGTCACACCAAACAGCTCGACCTGCGCGTCGAGGTCCCGGTCGACGACATGTCGAAGCTGGGTACTGAGACGCTCGAGATCCGCAGTGGCCCCGCATCGCGCGCCGACGCGCGGTCGAGCATCTGGCCGGCGATCTATCCGCGGCTTCTCGAGCTCATCCGCGAGCACCGCTCGACGCTCATCTTCGTCAACAGCCGGCGCCTCGCGGAGCGCATCGCGAACGCCGTGAACGAGCTCGCCGGAGAAGAGCTGGTCCACGCGCATCACGGCTCGGTCGCGCGCGAGCAGCGCCTCCGGATCGAGGACGATCTCAAGGCGGGCCGGCTGCGCGCGCTCGTCGCAACGTCGTCGCTCGAGCTCGGCATCGACATGGGCGCGATCGATCTGGTCATCCAGGTCGAGTCGCCGCCGTCGGTCGCGAGCGGCATGCAGCGCATCGGGCGCGCCGGCCATCAGATCGACACGCCGAGCAAGGGCGTGATCATGCCGAAGTTCCGCGGCGACCTTCTCGCGTGCGCCGCGCTCACCGAGCGCATGCACGCCGGCGCGGTCGAGCAGTCGCGCTACCCGCGCAATCCGATCGACGTCCTCGCGCAGCAGATCGTCGCGATGGTCGCGGTCGAGCCGTGGACCGTCGACGACCTCGAGCGCGTCGTGCGGCGGGCGGCTCCGTTCTCCGATCTCGCGAGGCCGATCCTCGAAGGCGTGCTCGACATGCTCTCGGGCCGCTTTCCGTCGGACGAGTTCGCCGAGCTGCGGCCGCGCGTGGTCTGGGACCGCGTCGGGAATGCGCTGCGCTCCCGTGAGGGCGCCGGCCGAATCGCGCTGACGAGCGGCGGCACGATCCCGGACCGCGGGCTGTATGGAGTGTTCCTCGTGGGCGCGGAGCCGGGAAAGGGACGCGTCGGCGAGCTCGACGAAGAGATGGTGTTCGAGACACGTCAGGGCGAGACCTTCCTCCTCGGCGCGTCGACCTGGCGGGTCGAGGAGATCACCCACGACCGCGTGCTCGTCTCGCCCGCGCCCGGTGTCCCCGGGAAGATGCCGTTCTGGAAGGGGGAGGCGGCGGGACGCCCGCTCGAGTTCGGCCGCGCGATCGGCGCGCTCACGCGAACGCTGCGCGCCTCGGATCCTGCCGAGGGAACGCGCCGGCTGATGGAGAAGCACGACCTCGACGAGCGCGCCGCGCGCAACCTGCTCCAGTACCTCGCCGATCAGTACGCGGCCGCAGGCGCGGTGCCCGACGACCGCACGATCATCATCGAGCGCTACCTCGACGAGGTCGGCGACTGGCGTGTCTGCGTGCTCACTCCGTTCGGCGGAAAGGTGCACGCGCCATGGGCGATGGCGATCGGCGCGATGGTCCGCGAGCGCAGCGCTCTCGAGATCGACGTGCTGTGGACGGACGATGGCATCGTCGCGCGATTCCCCGAGGCGGACGCGCCCCCGCCCGCGGACGTCGCGCTGCCCGATCCCGATCGCGCGCAGGACCTCGTTGTCGCGCGCCTCTCGGAGACGCCGCTGTTCGCGGCGCGCTTCCGCGAGGCCGCGGGTCGCGCGCTGCTGTTGCCGCGCCGCTTCCCGGGCAGCCGCTCGCCGCTGTGGCACACACGGCGTCGCGCATCCGAGCTCATGCAGGTCGCGTCCCAGTTCAGCTCGTTCCCGATCATCCTCGAGGCCTATCGCGAGTGCCTGCAGGACGTGTTCGACATGCCCGCGCTCATCGAGGTGCTGCGCGGCATCCGCAGCCGCGACATCCGCGTCGTCACCGTCGACTCGAAGACGCCGTCGCCCTTCGCGTCCTCCCTGCTCTTCACGTACGTCGGCAACTTCATCTACGAGGGAGATTCGCCGCTCGCGGAGCGACGGGCGCAGGCGCTGACCGTCGATCCGACGCAGCTGCGCGCGCTCCTCGGCGAGGCCGAGCTTCGCGAGCTGCTCGATGCCGAGGCGCTCGCCGAGCTCGAGCTCGATCTGCAGCACCTCGCGCCGGAACGCGCCGCGCGACACGCCGACGGCGTTCACGATCTGCTTCTCCGCGTCGGCGATCTCACGCGCGACGAGTTGGCGGCACGCGTGAGCGACCCGTCAGCGCTCGATGACTGGCTTGCCGCGCTCGAGCGGGATCGCCGGACGATCTCGCTGCTCATCGGCGGCGAGACGCGGCACATCGCGTCGGAAGACGCGGCGAAGTATCGAGATGCCCTCGGTGCCGTCGTGCCGCCGGGCCTGCCCGATGCGTTCCTCAGCAGCAGCGAGCGGCCGCTTGCGTCGCTCGTGCGCCGATACGCGCGGACGCATGGTCCGTTCGGCGTCGCGGATCTCGCGCGCCGGCTCGGTCTGTCCCCGCGTCTGGTGCTGGACGCGCTGCGCGAGCTTGCCGACGCGGGCACCGTCCTGGAGGGCGAGTTCCGTCCGGGCGGGACCGGGATCGAATGGGTCGATGCCGGCGTGCTGCGGACGCTGCGTCAGCGCTCGCTCGCGCGTCTGCGCCGCGAGGTCGAGCCCGTCGAGCAGGCGGCGCTCGCCAGGTTCGCGACCGCGTGGCACGGTCTCGACGCCCCGCGCCCGGGCGAGGGCGCGCTGCTCGACGCGATCGCGCAGCTGCAGGGCGCCTTCGTCCCTGCATCCGACCTCGAGTCGCGAGTCCTTCCCTCGCGCGTGAGCGGTTATGACGAGGGCGACCTCGACGCACTCCTCGCGTCCGGTGCGGCCGTCTGGGTCGGCGGCGGCGCGAGCGGGCCACACGACGGCAAGGTCTCGATCTTCCTCACCGAGCACCTCGCGCTCCTGCCCGAGCCGCGCGACGATCGGCCCACCGGCACGACGCACCAGAAGATCCGCGACCTGCTCGCGGCGCGCGGCGCGGTGTTCTTCCCGCAGCTGCTCGCCGGTCTGGGTGGCGGCTTCACGCCCGAGGTGCTCGAAGCGCTGTGGGATCTGGTCTGGTCGGGTGAGGTCACGAACGACACGCTCCAGCCGCTGCGCGGCTTCATCCGTTCGCCCGCGTCGCGCGCGCGCCGCCGTGCGAACGCCGCGCGCCGATCGACGTATCCGACGCGCGGGTCGATGCTGGTATCGGCCGAGCGTGCCGCGATCTATTCGCGGGAGAGCGCGGGTCGCTGGTCGCTCATCGATTCCCTGCGCGTGCCGAACCTCACACCGACGGAGCGCGTCACCGCGGGCGTCCATCAGCTGCTCGAGCGACACGGCATCGTGACGCGCGAGGCGGTGCAGGCGGAGGGCGTGTCCGGTGGATTCGCCGCCGTCTACGGGGTGCTGAAGGCGATGGAGGATGCCGGCCGCGTCCGCCGCGGGTACTTCGTCGCCGGACGTGGCGCGACGCAGTTCGCGCTGCCCGGCGCCGTCGACCGCCTGCGCGTCGTCCGCGACGCGGGCTCGTCGCGCGGGGACGAGTCGGCGCCGCGTGTCGTGACGCTCGCCGCCTCCGACCCGGCGAACCTGTACGGCGCCGCGCTGGCATGGCCGGAGCGTCCGGAGGGGCGCCGCCCGATGCGGTCGGCCGGAGCGCTCGTCGTCCTCATCGACGGCGTGCTCGCCGCGTGGCTCGCGCGCGATGAGCGCGCGCTGCTGACATTCACCGACGGCGAGGAACACGAGATCGCGACGGCACGCGGGCTCATCGCGACCGCGCTCGCGGCGGAGGCGAGCCCGGACCGGCGCGCGCCGTTCTTCCTGGATGAGGTGGACGGCCTGCCGGTCGACGAGTCTCCGCTGGCGGAGCCGCTGCGCACCGCGGGCTTCACGCGCACTCCACGCGGCTACTTGAAACGAAATGCCTGAAGGCGACACGATCCACCGCGTCGCGAATGTGCTGAGACGCGCGCTCGCGGGCCGGATCGTGACGGGCTTCGAGATCGTCGCGCCGCGGATGAGCTCAGACGGCGCGCGCTTCCAGGTCGTCGGCAGCGTCGTCCGCTCGGTCGAATCGAACGGCAAGCACCTGCTCATCACGTTCGCGCGGGGCGAGGATGACGTGGTGCTTCACACGCATATGAAGATGACCGGCATGTGGCACGTGTACCGGACCGGTGAACGGTGGTGGTCGCCGCGCCATGATGCGCGCGTGATCATCACCACCGACGAGTTCGTCGCGCCATGTTTCGCGCCACCCGTCGTCGAGCTCATGACGACGAAGGAGATCGCGTTCCATGCCGTCCTGCCGGAGCTCGGGCCGGACATCATCCGAGATGAGTTCGACGAAGACGAGGCGATCCGGCGGCTGCGCGCGAGCCCCCCCGAGCGCGACATCGCGACCGCGCTCCTCGATCAGCGGACGATCTCCGGCATCGGCAACGTCTTCAAGTGCGAGGCGCTGTTCCTCGAGCGGGTCTCACCCTGGGCGCTCGTCGCCGATCTCGACGATGCGACGCTCCAGCGGCTCGTCACGCAGGCGCGGAAGCTGATGCGCCTCAATCGCGACGGGGGCGAGCGTCGCACACGTTTCGCGCTCAACCCCGCGGAGGGGATGTGGGTCGACGAGCGCACCGGTCTCCCGTGCCATGTCTGTGGAACGCCGGTCGCGTGGGGCTACCACCCGAGTGAATTCCGGAAGAGCTGGTATTGCCCGCGGTGCCAGAACGTGCAGTGGGCACCGACGACGGCGGAAGAGATCGGGCGGCTGGCAACGATGACGGCGGCCCGGATGTCGCCACCCGGGCCGCCGGCCAGTCGCTAGAGGATGCCCCGGTCCGCGAACGCTGCGTGGACCTTGTTCGCCGCCTGATTGCCGTAGAGGCGCTGCGCGGTGTTGACGGTGCGAGTGGCGAGATCGGTCATCGTGGTGCCGGGGAAGTCGAACTGCGCCTCGAGGATGACGGTGTCGGCCTTCACGTTGCCGAGCGCGTTCCGGATGTCCCAGAGGGCGCGTGACCAGATCCGTCCGTCGTGGTGGACCTCACCGTTGAGGTCGATGGGGTAGTGCAGATCGTTGTCGACGCGTCGGAGGCAGTGCGGAGAGGTGGACCGGTAGCCCTCGCTGATCGCGCCCGCCTCTTCCGAGGCGAACGAGAAGTTCTGCGAGAAGTGGACCGCGTGGCCGTACTCGTGAAGGATCACCTCGGCGTCCTCCGCGTCGTCGACGCCGCCTTTGCCGAACCGAAGCTCGTCCTTTGTGCGTCGTCGCGAACGAGCTGTCGAGTCCCCACTGGTTGATCCGCACGCGCTGTGGCTCTTTATTGACCGCGCGGAAGGTCGAGCCGAAGCCGAGGCTCTGGATGTACTTCTGCGCCTCGGTGATCCAGTAATACGCCATGACCTGCTCGCACTCGTCGTCGTGGCGGTTGTAGATGAAGGAATTCGTCGTCGAGTACGCGGGGTTCCCGGTCTCGCTGACGACCACCGCCCAATCGCCCGACAGGAATCCGCTCCCATCGAGGTTGGTGAGCGTCCGCACGACGTAGGCCGGCTGGAGCGCGGCGTAGTCCTCGTCGTTCTGATCCCTCGGCGACTGGTCCTGAAGCTGTGCCACGGGGTTCGGGAAGAACACCCGGCCGCTTCCGGTACTCGTGCCCGGGCCGGGCTTCGTTCCATACGCGTCGCCGCCGGACAGGACGAGAAGCGCGATGACCGCGAAGAGCGCGAGCAGCTGTCACATGAGAGCCCTCCCCTTTTCCGTGTAGGCCCGAAGACTACCGGCTCAGCCTGCCGGTGCGACTGTCACGTTCCGTCGCTCCGCCTGAAGCTGCCCCGTGCCTAAAAGAATGAGACCGAGCGAGATGAGGACGACCGGGGGCGCGAAGAGCAGGGCAGCTATGAGGCTTTCTTGAGCTCGGCGACGACCCGGCCGACGGCTTCCTTTGCGTCGCCGAACAGCATCCCCGTCTTGGGATCGAG
This genomic interval from Candidatus Limnocylindria bacterium contains the following:
- a CDS encoding DNA-formamidopyrimidine glycosylase family protein, producing MPEGDTIHRVANVLRRALAGRIVTGFEIVAPRMSSDGARFQVVGSVVRSVESNGKHLLITFARGEDDVVLHTHMKMTGMWHVYRTGERWWSPRHDARVIITTDEFVAPCFAPPVVELMTTKEIAFHAVLPELGPDIIRDEFDEDEAIRRLRASPPERDIATALLDQRTISGIGNVFKCEALFLERVSPWALVADLDDATLQRLVTQARKLMRLNRDGGERRTRFALNPAEGMWVDERTGLPCHVCGTPVAWGYHPSEFRKSWYCPRCQNVQWAPTTAEEIGRLATMTAARMSPPGPPASR
- a CDS encoding alpha/beta hydrolase, translated to LLIIAGELDRTVEKKMVVANFRKYARSTAVTDYHEFSGRTHWICRQPGWEEVADYALEWLAKQVPAT
- a CDS encoding crosslink repair DNA glycosylase YcaQ family protein, producing MGSGALATFHEPTRDWFESSFAAPTRAQELAWPAIASGQSTLVLAPTGSGKTLAAFLYAIDQLLYAEPDGCRVVYVSPLKALAIDVERNLRGPLVGIRHVAEGMGTPLREPSVATRTGDTPARDRARFAKTPADIFITTPESLYLVLSSSARESLRNVRTVIVDEIHAMVATKRGAHLALSLERLEELAGRPLQRIGLSATQRPLDEVARFLGGFNADGQRPVKIVDAGHTKQLDLRVEVPVDDMSKLGTETLEIRSGPASRADARSSIWPAIYPRLLELIREHRSTLIFVNSRRLAERIANAVNELAGEELVHAHHGSVAREQRLRIEDDLKAGRLRALVATSSLELGIDMGAIDLVIQVESPPSVASGMQRIGRAGHQIDTPSKGVIMPKFRGDLLACAALTERMHAGAVEQSRYPRNPIDVLAQQIVAMVAVEPWTVDDLERVVRRAAPFSDLARPILEGVLDMLSGRFPSDEFAELRPRVVWDRVGNALRSREGAGRIALTSGGTIPDRGLYGVFLVGAEPGKGRVGELDEEMVFETRQGETFLLGASTWRVEEITHDRVLVSPAPGVPGKMPFWKGEAAGRPLEFGRAIGALTRTLRASDPAEGTRRLMEKHDLDERAARNLLQYLADQYAAAGAVPDDRTIIIERYLDEVGDWRVCVLTPFGGKVHAPWAMAIGAMVRERSALEIDVLWTDDGIVARFPEADAPPPADVALPDPDRAQDLVVARLSETPLFAARFREAAGRALLLPRRFPGSRSPLWHTRRRASELMQVASQFSSFPIILEAYRECLQDVFDMPALIEVLRGIRSRDIRVVTVDSKTPSPFASSLLFTYVGNFIYEGDSPLAERRAQALTVDPTQLRALLGEAELRELLDAEALAELELDLQHLAPERAARHADGVHDLLLRVGDLTRDELAARVSDPSALDDWLAALERDRRTISLLIGGETRHIASEDAAKYRDALGAVVPPGLPDAFLSSSERPLASLVRRYARTHGPFGVADLARRLGLSPRLVLDALRELADAGTVLEGEFRPGGTGIEWVDAGVLRTLRQRSLARLRREVEPVEQAALARFATAWHGLDAPRPGEGALLDAIAQLQGAFVPASDLESRVLPSRVSGYDEGDLDALLASGAAVWVGGGASGPHDGKVSIFLTEHLALLPEPRDDRPTGTTHQKIRDLLAARGAVFFPQLLAGLGGGFTPEVLEALWDLVWSGEVTNDTLQPLRGFIRSPASRARRRANAARRSTYPTRGSMLVSAERAAIYSRESAGRWSLIDSLRVPNLTPTERVTAGVHQLLERHGIVTREAVQAEGVSGGFAAVYGVLKAMEDAGRVRRGYFVAGRGATQFALPGAVDRLRVVRDAGSSRGDESAPRVVTLAASDPANLYGAALAWPERPEGRRPMRSAGALVVLIDGVLAAWLARDERALLTFTDGEEHEIATARGLIATALAAEASPDRRAPFFLDEVDGLPVDESPLAEPLRTAGFTRTPRGYLKRNA